A genome region from Triplophysa rosa linkage group LG24, Trosa_1v2, whole genome shotgun sequence includes the following:
- the zgc:165507 gene encoding monocarboxylate transporter 2 isoform X1, translating to MPPPVGPPAVPPPDGGWGWAVVGGAFISIGFSYAFPKATTVFFKDIQRIFDASYSQVAWISSIMLAVMYAGGPISSILVNTYGCRPIMILGGFLCALGMISASFCNNVLQLYICIGVIGGFGLAFNLQPALTMIGKYFYKKRPIANGFAMAGSPVFLCTLAPLNQYLINEFGWRGSFLILGGLLLNCCVAGSLMRPLKAPPNQTKALEEKPVASKTEKSTAWQTINKYLDLSLFKHRGFLIYLSGNVIMFLGFFAPIVFLSPYARDNGVDEYRAAFLLSILAFVDMFARPSMGLLANSRWVRPRIQYFFSFAVLYNGVCHLLCPLAETYTGMVVYAIFFGLAFGMVSAVLFETLMDLVGAQRFSSAVGLTTIVECCPVLIGPPLAGKLVDVTKNYKYMYLCCGSVVVLASVWLFIGNFINYRLLEREHKQNQTSERRENQEQTNADAEASQQLCEDQDGVVQRETNI from the exons ATGCCTCCCCCCGTTGGACCACCAGCCGTTCCGCCTCCAGACGGTGGGTGGGGTTGGGCCGTGGTGGGCGGGGCCTTCATCTCTATCGGATTCTCCTACGCTTTCCCGAAGGCTACCACTGTGTTCTTCAAAGACATCCAGAGAATCTTCGATGCGTCGTACAGTCAGGTGGCGTGGATCTCGTCCATCATGCTGGCCGTCATGTACGCTGGAG GTCCTATCAGCAGTATTCTGGTGAACACATACGGCTGTCGTCCCATCATGATTCTGGGTGGTTTTTTGTGTGCTCTGGGTATGATCAGCGCTTCATTCTGTAATAATGTCCTGCAGCTTTATATCTGTATTGGAGTGATAGGAG GTTTCGGTCTGGCCTTCAACCTTCAGCCGGCGTTAACAATGATCGGAAAATACTTCTACAAGAAACGACCCATCGCCAACGGTTTTGCCATGGCCGGAAGTCCGGTGTTCCTCTGCACCCTCGCTCCGCTCAACCAGTATCTCATCAATGAGTTTGGATGGAGGGGCAGTTTTCTCATTCTCGGCGGTCTTCTGCTCAACTGCTGCGTGGCCGGATCCCTCATGAGACCCCTGAAAGCCCCTCCGAACCAAACCAAGGCGCTTGAGGAGAAACCCGTGGCCTCCAAGACAGAGAAGAGCACGGCCTGGCAGACCATCAACAAATATCTGGACCTGTCGCTCTTCAAGCACCGCGGCTTCCTCATCTACCTGTCGGGGAACGTCATCATGTTCCTCGGGTTCTTTGCGCCCATCGTCTTCCTGTCCCCCTACGCCAGAGACAACGGGGTGGACGAGTATCGGGCGGCCTTTCTTCTGTCCATCCTGGCCTTCGTGGACATGTTCGCTCGGCCGTCTATGGGACTGCTGGCTAACTCGCGCTGGGTCCGGCCCAGGATTCAGTACTTCTTCAGTTTCGCCGTGTTGTATAACGGTGTGTGTCACCTCCTGTGCCCGCTGGCAGAGACGTACACCGGGATGGTGGTGTACGCCATCTTCTTCGGCTTGGCGTTCGGTATGGTGAGCGCGGTTCTGTTCGAGACGCTGATGGATCTGGTGGGGGCTCAGAGGTTCTCCAGCGCCGTGGGTCTCACCACTATCGTCGAGTGCTGTCCGGTGCTCATCGGTCCACCTCTGGCAG GGAAGTTAGTGGACGTCACCAAGAACTACAAGTACATGTATCTGTGCTGTGGATCTGTGGTGGTGTTGGCCAGCGTCTGGCTCTTCATCGGTAACTTCATCAACTACAGACTGCTAGAGCGTGAACACAAGCAAAACCAGACGTCTGAGCGGCGGGAGAATCAGGAGCAGACGAACGCAGACGCTGAAGCATCACAGCAGCTCTGTGAGGATCAGGACGGTGTTGTACAGCgagaaacaaacatttaa
- the zgc:165507 gene encoding monocarboxylate transporter 2 isoform X2 produces the protein MILGGFLCALGMISASFCNNVLQLYICIGVIGGFGLAFNLQPALTMIGKYFYKKRPIANGFAMAGSPVFLCTLAPLNQYLINEFGWRGSFLILGGLLLNCCVAGSLMRPLKAPPNQTKALEEKPVASKTEKSTAWQTINKYLDLSLFKHRGFLIYLSGNVIMFLGFFAPIVFLSPYARDNGVDEYRAAFLLSILAFVDMFARPSMGLLANSRWVRPRIQYFFSFAVLYNGVCHLLCPLAETYTGMVVYAIFFGLAFGMVSAVLFETLMDLVGAQRFSSAVGLTTIVECCPVLIGPPLAGKLVDVTKNYKYMYLCCGSVVVLASVWLFIGNFINYRLLEREHKQNQTSERRENQEQTNADAEASQQLCEDQDGVVQRETNI, from the exons ATGATTCTGGGTGGTTTTTTGTGTGCTCTGGGTATGATCAGCGCTTCATTCTGTAATAATGTCCTGCAGCTTTATATCTGTATTGGAGTGATAGGAG GTTTCGGTCTGGCCTTCAACCTTCAGCCGGCGTTAACAATGATCGGAAAATACTTCTACAAGAAACGACCCATCGCCAACGGTTTTGCCATGGCCGGAAGTCCGGTGTTCCTCTGCACCCTCGCTCCGCTCAACCAGTATCTCATCAATGAGTTTGGATGGAGGGGCAGTTTTCTCATTCTCGGCGGTCTTCTGCTCAACTGCTGCGTGGCCGGATCCCTCATGAGACCCCTGAAAGCCCCTCCGAACCAAACCAAGGCGCTTGAGGAGAAACCCGTGGCCTCCAAGACAGAGAAGAGCACGGCCTGGCAGACCATCAACAAATATCTGGACCTGTCGCTCTTCAAGCACCGCGGCTTCCTCATCTACCTGTCGGGGAACGTCATCATGTTCCTCGGGTTCTTTGCGCCCATCGTCTTCCTGTCCCCCTACGCCAGAGACAACGGGGTGGACGAGTATCGGGCGGCCTTTCTTCTGTCCATCCTGGCCTTCGTGGACATGTTCGCTCGGCCGTCTATGGGACTGCTGGCTAACTCGCGCTGGGTCCGGCCCAGGATTCAGTACTTCTTCAGTTTCGCCGTGTTGTATAACGGTGTGTGTCACCTCCTGTGCCCGCTGGCAGAGACGTACACCGGGATGGTGGTGTACGCCATCTTCTTCGGCTTGGCGTTCGGTATGGTGAGCGCGGTTCTGTTCGAGACGCTGATGGATCTGGTGGGGGCTCAGAGGTTCTCCAGCGCCGTGGGTCTCACCACTATCGTCGAGTGCTGTCCGGTGCTCATCGGTCCACCTCTGGCAG GGAAGTTAGTGGACGTCACCAAGAACTACAAGTACATGTATCTGTGCTGTGGATCTGTGGTGGTGTTGGCCAGCGTCTGGCTCTTCATCGGTAACTTCATCAACTACAGACTGCTAGAGCGTGAACACAAGCAAAACCAGACGTCTGAGCGGCGGGAGAATCAGGAGCAGACGAACGCAGACGCTGAAGCATCACAGCAGCTCTGTGAGGATCAGGACGGTGTTGTACAGCgagaaacaaacatttaa